The following proteins are encoded in a genomic region of Sulfurimonas sp. HSL3-7:
- a CDS encoding ATP-dependent Clp protease adaptor ClpS: MAIQLENQTELLTGEPKKFAVFMLNDDFTTWEFCIRIISTVFHKTVQEADAITHDIHTKGKGLCGVYSYEIAETKASIVRQQARKEGFPMRCSVEEQ, encoded by the coding sequence ATGGCAATACAACTTGAAAATCAGACGGAACTTCTTACAGGCGAACCTAAAAAATTTGCCGTATTTATGCTCAATGACGACTTTACGACATGGGAGTTCTGTATCCGTATCATCAGCACCGTATTTCACAAAACCGTCCAGGAGGCAGACGCTATTACGCACGATATCCATACCAAGGGAAAAGGGCTGTGCGGTGTCTACAGCTATGAGATCGCGGAGACCAAAGCCTCCATTGTGAGGCAGCAGGCCCGCAAAGAGGGTTTTCCGATGCGCTGTTCGGTTGAAGAGCAGTAA
- a CDS encoding alpha/beta hydrolase, which produces MGLYKNQAAKEAAYASYDRVMTLWPVPYEEIWVETEYGKTHVVISGAEGKKPLYLLPGLFADATMWYANAGELAKHCRIYCLDHITYGGKSEPSGKKVAQVEDYAAWFEQIMRHLGHRQTAVAGLSYGGWLALALAREMPKRIAAVIMLDPSESFIKMDGGIVWKGFWNFVFFPNRRKYRRFFDWMGGGFRTPASDIWLEHMVDVIEHGSVGMFDIPQHRIFRRNELETVRMPLLIMAGGKPILYKDPSAFAAAAAEALPHAKIEIVPQTGHGLHMEKAGLVNRKMVDFLTKNYL; this is translated from the coding sequence ATGGGACTCTATAAAAACCAGGCGGCCAAAGAAGCGGCATACGCGAGTTACGACAGGGTCATGACGCTTTGGCCGGTGCCCTATGAAGAGATCTGGGTGGAGACGGAGTACGGAAAGACCCACGTCGTCATCTCCGGAGCAGAAGGAAAGAAGCCGCTGTATCTGCTGCCGGGGCTCTTTGCCGATGCGACCATGTGGTATGCCAATGCAGGGGAGCTGGCCAAACACTGCCGAATCTACTGCCTGGATCATATCACCTACGGCGGCAAGAGCGAACCTTCGGGGAAAAAGGTGGCGCAGGTGGAGGATTATGCGGCCTGGTTTGAACAGATCATGCGGCACTTAGGCCACAGGCAGACAGCGGTAGCCGGGCTCTCCTACGGCGGCTGGCTGGCACTGGCGCTGGCCCGGGAAATGCCGAAACGCATTGCGGCCGTTATCATGCTGGACCCTTCCGAGAGCTTCATCAAGATGGACGGCGGGATTGTCTGGAAGGGGTTTTGGAATTTTGTCTTCTTCCCCAACCGCAGAAAATACCGCCGTTTCTTTGACTGGATGGGAGGCGGGTTCCGTACGCCGGCGTCGGATATCTGGCTGGAGCATATGGTGGACGTTATCGAACACGGTTCTGTCGGGATGTTTGACATCCCGCAGCACCGGATTTTCAGGCGAAATGAACTTGAGACGGTGCGTATGCCGCTCCTCATCATGGCCGGGGGCAAACCGATCCTCTACAAAGACCCGTCAGCCTTTGCCGCGGCAGCCGCCGAGGCGTTGCCCCATGCAAAGATCGAGATCGTTCCGCAGACGGGGCACGGCCTGCACATGGAGAAAGCCGGGCTTGTCAACCGTAAAATGGTGGATTTCCTGACGAAAAACTACCTCTGA